Proteins found in one Eretmochelys imbricata isolate rEreImb1 chromosome 9, rEreImb1.hap1, whole genome shotgun sequence genomic segment:
- the VBP1 gene encoding prefoldin subunit 3 isoform X2, with amino-acid sequence MIIFCHLQKEKEDVDSFMKQPGNETADVVLKKLDEQYQKYKFMELNLAQKKRRLKSQIPEIKQTLDILKYMQKKKESTNPMETRFLLADNLYCKASVPPTDKVCLWLGANVMLEYDIDEAQALLEKNLSTATRNLESLEEDLDFLRDQFTTTEVNMARVYNWDVKRRNKDDPSKNKA; translated from the exons ATGATCATATTTTGTCATCTCCAGAAGGAGAAG GAGGATGTAGATTCTTTTATGAAACAGCCTGGAAATGAAACTGCAGATGTAGTGCTTAAGAAGCTGGATGAACAATATCAGAAATATAAATTTATGGAACTTAACCTTGCTCAGAAGAAAAGGAG GCTAAAAAGTCAGATTCCTGAAATTAAACAGacattagacattttaaaatatatgcagaaGAAAAAG GAATCCACAAACCCAATGGAGACCAGATTTTTATTGGCAGATAACCTCTACTGTAAAGCATCAGTTCCTCCTACGGATAAAGTCTGTTTGTGGTTGGGG GCCAATGTGATGCTTGAATATGATATTGATGAAGCCCAGGCTCTGTTAGAAAAGAATTTGTCTACAGCCACAAGAAATCTTGAGTCTCTAGAGGAAGACCTGGATTTTCTTAGAGATCAGTTCACCACCACAGAAGTTAATAt GGCTAGAGTTTATAATTGGGACGTAAAGAGAAGAAACAAGGATGACCCTTCCAAAAACAAAGCATAG